The following proteins are encoded in a genomic region of Fusarium keratoplasticum isolate Fu6.1 chromosome 9, whole genome shotgun sequence:
- a CDS encoding WAPL domain-containing protein, with protein MASRNGSTAPTPRKLVTYGKPSRKRHMQSAVPLRTAELYTTSSSHVEPAEPVAKPSVPSLPRSTSDPSPRLHVNSRPSAPDGSSRAKAGEGQKTESRDATDSKKRKRLQAALAESMDDDGAPSPQKQPKPTKTLPRHPPAATSQNDAKTPGLPGREPLMKKSPKDAGARSRLLPRSKSDISATKSSLGPTPIPKNREPEVTRPKKRRPRLIDALAAQRPDSSDSDDSAPEVDHHSPPSPVYSGAATPSQQSQDNSQTNSQYNSQDAVIRPRARPAGVQGRRIKYTYGQSRSILSESSKLSEPGMGAGMATTEEELDALLASPPPPPINPDPFDMSDDDLDEDGDVRPAIKSVHELRRAGANNRFADEMEDLLARIGTPSSSPSTMRRNALLELAQKLQNKDFIGQFRDHATRDKIASNIGQEEDVISGFALTAVLVTFLNFSDAAHLLRQLVEDGLGKLLGVLLHASEDIDEIVQRKMRLSKMSRASVSQVKTLLMKMDIWQGRHLQELSPQTLALQLLNIVCQRIDPLQTSGVIRDIESDLTVIMERCTTADPSTNAVFALVVSILETQSSQAVGDEEEVSWVSQQTSKVACFLNNSLRQWPEKPGSVETTTLKLSINMSNTAHGAAAFNDEVLLARLSSCMRAGFKSALDALSNRRLRGETYDGLLLVLGVAINILEHCPPARANIAGEPLDGLVTLYLQNQASMSEADSVEKSQLTVAFGYLAVLLGYLSLIDSARQRFAEQAGSGGISSLISSIQEFIGMYRSVDNKVTELEGLVNDLQIRQRMK; from the exons ATGGCATCGCGAAATGGCTCAACCGCGCCCACCCCGCGGAAGCTGGTGACGTATGGCAAGCCCTCGCGCAAGAGGCATATGCAGAGTGCGGTGCCGCTGCGAACTGCCGAATTGTacacgacatcatcaagccacGTCGAGCCCGCCGAACCTGTCGCAAAACCATCGGTGCCCTCGCTCCCAAGATCAACATCAGATCCATCACCGAGACTCCATGTTAATAGCCGACCGAGCGCGCCCGATGGGTCAAGCCGCGCGAAAGCCGGGGAAGGACAGAAGACGGAGTCGCGAGATGCGACAGACTCGAAGAAGCGAAAGCGCCTTCAAGCTGCGCTTGCAGAGTCGATGGATGATGACGGAGCTCCTTCACCACAGAAGCAACCAAAGCCTACGAAGACGCTTCCACGACATCCGCCAGCCGCGACATCCCAGAACGATGCCAAAACCCCTGGTCTCCCTGGTCGCGAACCCTTGATGAAAAAGAGCCCTAAAGACGCAGGCGCTCGTTCCCGCCTTCTACCTCGAAGCAAGTCTGATATATCAGCAACTAAATCCAGCCTCGGACCGACGCCGATTCCCAAGAACCGCGAGCCAGAAGTGACGAGGCCTAAGAAGCGACGTCCACGATTGATTGATGCGCTTGCCGCCCAACGGCCGGATAGCTCAGATTCCGACGATTCAGCTCCAGAAGTCGACCATCACAGCCCACCATCGCCCGTGTACAGCGGGGCGGCAACGCCTTCGCAGCAATCACAAGATAACTCTCAAACCAACTCCCAATACAATTCTCAAGATGCAGTCATTCGGCCGAGAGCTCGCCCTGCGGGTGTTCAAGGGAGGCGAATAAAGTATACCTATGGACAATCTCGATCGATTCTAAGCGAGTCCTCGAAACTCAGCGAGCCTGGAATGGGGGCAGGCATGGCTACCACAGAAGAAGAGTTGGACGCGTTGCTCGCTTCACCACCCCCACCACCTATAAACCCGGACCCCTTTGATATGAGCGATGACGACCTGGATGAGGACGGAGATGTGCGTCCCGCAATCAAGAGCGTGCACGAGTTGCGGCGAGCGGGAGCGAACAATCGATTCgccgacgagatggaggatctGCTCGCGCGGATAGGAACACCTAGCAGTTCTCCCTCAACCATGAGGAGGAATGCGTTACTGGAGCTTGCACAGAAACTACAGAACAAGGACTTCATCGGCCAGTTCCGCGACCATGCCACCCGCGACAAAATTGCTTCCAACATCGGTCAAGAGGAAGATGTGATCAGCGGGTTTGCTCTGACGGCCGTCCTCGTCACGTTTCTAAACTTCAGTGATGCGGCGCATCTCCTGCGACAGCTGGTAGAGGACGGCCTAGGCAAGTTGCTCGGTGTCCTTCTGCATGCATCCGAGGACATTGATGAGATTGTGCAACGAAAAATGAGACTCTCCAAGATGAGCAGAGCTTCTGTCAGCCAAGTCAAGACGCTtctgatgaagatggataTTTGGCAAGGACGTCACCTTCAGGAGCTGTCACCCCAGACGCTTGCTCTGCAGTTGCTGAACATAGTATGTCAGCGCATTGATCCTCTGCAGACTTCAGGGGTCATCAGAGACATTGAAAGCGATCTCACAGTCATCATGGAACGTTGCACAACTGCAGACCCGAGCACCAATGCGGTATTTGCTCTTGTGGTCTCAATTCTGGAGACACAATCAAGCCAAGCTGTgggcgatgaagaggaggtcTCATGGGTATCTCAGCAGACATCCAAGGTTGCCTGCTTCCTCAACAACAGTCTGCGGCAATGGCCAGAAAAGCCTGGCAGTGTCGAGACTACAACACTCAAACTCTCGATCAACATGTCAAACACGGCACATGGAGCAGCAGCCTTCAACGACGAGGTTCTATTGGCGAGACTTTCCAGCTGCATGCGTGCAGGGTTCAAATCAGCGCTGGATGCATTGAGCAACCGACGCCTACGAGGGGAAACTTATGATGGACTCCTCCTGGTGCTCGGTGTGGCAATCAACATCCTGGAGCATTGCCCGCCTGCTCGCGCTAACATCGCCGGTGAGCCATTGGACGGCCTGGTGACCCTGTACCTACAGAACCAGGCCTCGATGAGCGAG GCCGACTCTGTGGAAAAGTCACAACTCACTGTGGCTTTCGGGTATCTCGCGGTGCTGCTGGGTTACCTGTCGCTTATAGACTCAGCACGACAACGGTTCGCAGAGCAGGCGGGAAGTGGAGGGATCTCGAGCCTCATCTCATCGATCCAAGAGTTCATCGGAATGTACAGGTCCGTGGACAACAAGGTGACAGAGCTCGAGGGGCTTGTCAATGACCTCCAAATCCGACAACGGATGAAATAG